The Homo sapiens chromosome 5, GRCh38.p14 Primary Assembly genome includes a window with the following:
- the TAF9 gene encoding transcription initiation factor TFIID subunit 9, whose protein sequence is MESGKTASPKSMPKDAQMMAQILKDMGITEYEPRVINQMLEFAFRYVTTILDDAKIYSSHAKKATVDADDVRLAIQCRADQSFTSPPPRDFLLDIARQRNQTPLPLIKPYSGPRLPPDRYCLTAPNYRLKSLQKKASTSAGRITVPRLSVGSVTSRPSTPTLGTPTPQTMSVSTKVGTPMSLTGQRFTVQMPTSQSPAVKASIPATSAVQNVLINPSLIGSKNILITTNMMSSQNTANESSNALKRKREDDDDDDDDDDDYDNL, encoded by the coding sequence ATGGAGTCTGGCAAGACGGCTTCTCCCAAGAGCATGCCGAAAGATGCACAGATGATGGCACAAATCCTGAAGGATATGGGGATTACAGAATATGAGCCAAGAGTTATAAATCAGATGTTGGAGTTTGCCTTCCGATATGTGACCACAATTCTAGATGATGCAAAAATTTATTCAAGCCATGCTAAGAAAGCTACTGTTGATGCAGATGATGTGCGATTGGCAATCCAGTGCCGCGCTGATCAGTCTTTTACCTCTCCTCCCCCAAGAGATTTTTTATTAGATATTGCAAGGCAAAGAAATCAAACCCCTTTGCCATTGATCAAGCCATATTCAGGTCCTAGGTTGCCACCTGATAGATACTGCTTAACAGCTCCAAACTATAGGCTGaaatctttacagaaaaaggCATCAACTTCTGCGGGAAGAATAACAGTCCCGCGGTTAAGTGTTGGTTCAGTTACTAGCAGACCAAGTACTCCCACACTAGGCACACCAACCCCACAGACCATGTCTGTTTCAACTAAAGTAGGGACTCCCATGTCCCTCACAGGTCAAAGGTTTACAGTACAGATGCCTACTTCTCAGTCTCCAGCTGTAAAAGCTTCAATTCCTGCAACCTCAGCAGTTCAGAATGTTCTGATTAATCCATCATTAATCGGGTCCAAAAACATTCTTATTACCACTAATATGATGTCATCACAAAATACTGCCAATGAATCATCAAATGCATTGAAAAGAAAAcgtgaagatgatgatgatgacgatgatgatgatgatgactatgATAATCTGTAA